The following are encoded in a window of Bacteroidota bacterium genomic DNA:
- a CDS encoding T9SS type A sorting domain-containing protein, translated as MNIYLNAKLWHSGNGKNRKMSGITKFRIGSNGNNTSNYDGLIDEFSIWNTVLTEAQIQELMNHEINPSASHYTSLIYYYNCNEGQGVSLSDQSQHHVQATMDGLPQWTEHSAETQFKNFKSVNSRPIIIIDQSSYGGNYIENLQVDSIQQGLQKVIFYNDFTHPDISTDTLYVWPSYYSYTFDNLGNKIDSTLVAVDSTLIRVDHPAYYDEKYHQLERYEIGRYITPYGINLDLGEGFMWIYDISDYASLLHDSVKIASGNWQELHDLKFVMIEGTPARDPIDVINLWNASVAYTGTQEEVLVPKTIKINEDVKTARLKIRTTGHGFGGNENCAEFCAKTHNVHVDGSKRFEQFVWRDNCGSNPVYPQGGTWIYNRANWCPGAEVYTDNFEMGKYITAGDSVEIDYNFQSGYTWNGSGSRPTYRVASQIAMFGDFNFSYDVGIDNIVRPNNWEFYSRENPSCQNPKVIITNYGSETISSVLLKYGSVDTDLASFKWKGSLKSFESAEVELPFYWGNWDGDNRFRVSIANVNEQADEYARNNTAYSTFELPDVYHNELLFYFRTNNAANESSYTLTDASGQVVYERGAGTMTNNKMYIDTFYLPNTYGCYKLQIKDAEGDGLSFWANNDGDGSARIRKVGGVFYPSIEPDFGNESTLYFTTGWSLGENKTKTAAFEFNVYPNPTEGKLFVQFNLEDMENTFINVLDLFGKTIQSFELGITQADMFEVDLSNQAAGFYIIQMQNGNQVETKKVLLSK; from the coding sequence AAATGAATATTTACCTGAACGCAAAACTTTGGCATTCAGGAAATGGGAAAAACAGAAAAATGAGTGGTATAACTAAATTCAGAATTGGTTCTAATGGAAACAATACCAGCAATTACGATGGACTGATTGATGAATTTAGTATTTGGAATACTGTATTAACAGAGGCTCAAATTCAAGAGCTCATGAATCACGAAATAAATCCTTCGGCAAGTCATTATACTAGCCTTATCTATTATTATAATTGCAATGAAGGTCAGGGAGTATCACTTTCTGATCAGAGTCAACATCATGTACAAGCAACAATGGATGGGCTTCCACAATGGACAGAACATTCAGCCGAAACTCAGTTCAAGAATTTTAAATCTGTAAATAGCAGGCCAATTATCATCATTGATCAAAGTAGTTATGGTGGTAATTATATTGAAAATTTACAAGTAGATTCGATACAACAAGGATTACAAAAAGTGATTTTCTATAACGATTTCACACATCCCGATATCTCTACCGATACGCTTTATGTTTGGCCCTCATACTATAGCTATACATTTGATAATTTGGGAAATAAAATCGATTCCACTTTGGTAGCTGTAGATTCAACATTAATACGTGTTGATCATCCTGCTTATTATGATGAAAAATATCATCAACTAGAACGTTATGAAATAGGCCGATACATTACACCTTATGGAATCAATCTTGATTTAGGTGAAGGATTTATGTGGATATACGACATTAGCGATTATGCATCCCTTTTACACGATTCTGTAAAAATTGCTTCAGGAAACTGGCAGGAATTACACGATCTGAAATTTGTTATGATTGAAGGTACTCCTGCTCGCGATCCGATTGATGTAATCAATTTATGGAATGCAAGTGTAGCTTATACGGGAACACAGGAAGAAGTATTAGTTCCAAAAACAATTAAAATAAATGAGGATGTTAAAACAGCTCGTTTAAAAATCAGAACAACAGGACATGGATTTGGAGGCAATGAAAATTGTGCTGAATTCTGTGCTAAAACCCACAACGTTCATGTTGATGGAAGCAAACGATTTGAACAGTTTGTGTGGAGAGACAATTGTGGTAGTAATCCTGTTTATCCTCAGGGAGGAACGTGGATTTACAATCGTGCAAACTGGTGTCCCGGTGCTGAAGTATATACAGATAATTTTGAAATGGGTAAATACATCACAGCTGGTGATTCAGTTGAAATCGATTATAATTTTCAAAGCGGATACACTTGGAATGGTTCAGGTAGCAGACCAACCTATAGAGTAGCTTCTCAAATTGCTATGTTTGGCGATTTTAACTTTAGCTATGATGTTGGAATTGATAACATAGTTCGTCCAAATAATTGGGAGTTTTATTCTCGCGAAAACCCTTCCTGCCAAAATCCAAAAGTAATTATTACAAATTATGGATCCGAAACTATTAGTTCGGTACTGCTAAAATATGGATCTGTTGATACTGATTTGGCCAGTTTTAAGTGGAAAGGAAGTCTTAAATCATTCGAATCGGCAGAGGTTGAACTTCCATTTTACTGGGGTAACTGGGATGGTGATAATAGATTCAGAGTAAGCATAGCCAATGTAAATGAGCAAGCTGATGAATATGCCAGAAATAATACAGCCTACAGTACTTTCGAATTACCTGACGTTTATCATAACGAACTCCTATTTTACTTTAGAACGAATAATGCAGCAAACGAATCATCTTATACATTAACTGATGCCTCAGGGCAAGTTGTTTATGAAAGAGGTGCAGGCACCATGACCAATAACAAAATGTATATTGATACTTTTTATTTGCCTAACACATATGGTTGTTATAAACTTCAAATAAAAGATGCCGAAGGAGATGGTTTATCCTTCTGGGCTAATAACGATGGCGATGGATCTGCCAGAATTCGTAAAGTAGGAGGTGTATTTTATCCTTCTATAGAACCTGATTTTGGGAATGAATCTACCTTATATTTCACAACCGGATGGTCTTTAGGCGAAAATAAAACAAAAACTGCAGCTTTTGAGTTTAACGTTTATCCTAATCCAACGGAAGGAAAGTTGTTTGTGCAATTCAATTTAGAGGATATGGAGAACACCTTTATTAATGTTTTAGATTTATTTGGAAAAACTATTCAATCATTTGAATTGGGAATAACTCAAGCTGATATGTTTGAGGTTGATTTGAGCAATCAAGCTGCGGGATTTTATATCATCCAAATGCAAAATGGCAATCAGGTAGAGACCAAGAAGGTATTGTTGAGTAAATAA